A stretch of Treponema vincentii F0403 DNA encodes these proteins:
- a CDS encoding Holliday junction resolvase-like protein: MLDTVELKLLLLILAIACISFIIVAFFLGAKIGRLSASKHLTKEIKIAREDAVKRSRAVLNGQLSEQFAAFFPGFPADPTEIRFVGKPVDFVAFPGLSTGTVDEVLFVEVKTGNAALSKVERSLRDAVEKKNVRYTEYRIPAAAAVP, encoded by the coding sequence ATGCTTGATACGGTAGAATTAAAGCTGTTACTGCTTATTTTAGCGATTGCTTGCATCTCATTCATCATTGTCGCTTTCTTCCTCGGAGCAAAAATCGGACGGCTCTCTGCAAGTAAGCATCTCACAAAAGAAATTAAAATCGCTCGGGAAGATGCCGTTAAACGGTCGCGAGCGGTGCTGAATGGACAGCTTTCCGAACAATTTGCAGCATTCTTTCCCGGCTTCCCTGCCGATCCGACGGAAATCCGGTTTGTCGGTAAACCGGTAGATTTTGTCGCTTTTCCGGGGCTTTCTACGGGAACAGTCGATGAGGTGCTGTTCGTCGAAGTAAAAACCGGTAATGCCGCACTTTCAAAAGTCGAACGCTCGCTGCGCGATGCCGTAGAAAAGAAAAACGTCCGCTACACCGAATACCGCATCCCCGCTGCAGCGGCCGTTCCTTAG
- a CDS encoding putative glycoside hydrolase, giving the protein MKRLLIVFALIITAMSVHAQDFLLAGTQNGLYKLISVSAQKIWDTAGVRKIIKSGDTWFFLTDNGIARSDNLIQFSYINDGFPVKVIKKITGDEKSFIKKPQMLKDLEAHPFRPGTLITATNGAVFLSEDGGKHWRNLGCHTQVNGLKAVCVLDLPDARGNLQLTVIASHSIYGAAWKQPAVSDKWQPLSEGLVPGPESDEEISDIVVYTHQQKQEVYASQTFTGKLYQLDWPTKSFHAVSDWTDGIAGARCIDGLSSAAVSIIGCKDGGLFEVPLVLPVLNSTRLKEIELSLKRIAAKPLSAWIPQRMTRLGKAVSLSELWLFDEGEKTRKTEYLRRAAGRKGVYLPAHQARTAAGLQRYFDLLEQNKLDTLIIDMKDDFGFVRYDSQDEAILAVGAVRPFIQLEDFTAKAKERNVYLVARIVVFKDKQLYRYRKNLYAVKDKNGTPWQGYKTVDETAEPIEEYWVDPYNENVWKYNTAIAEELIRRGFDEVQFDYIRFPTDGENLYAARFPAQEQGMDKESAIMSFLAYAREKIHAPISIDIYGANGWYRTGARTGQEVEVLADYVDVICPMFYPSHFRQSFLAQQPAEERPYRIYNQGAYRNKIIAHNKVIIRPWTQAFYIPVSYDKKYYNEDYVQRQIIGIKDSIDEGYAYWNNSGRYADIRPDGFPLPKK; this is encoded by the coding sequence ATGAAACGGCTGTTGATTGTTTTTGCATTGATTATTACTGCGATGTCGGTTCATGCGCAGGATTTCCTTTTGGCGGGTACGCAAAACGGATTATATAAACTTATCTCCGTGTCCGCACAAAAGATTTGGGATACGGCCGGAGTGCGCAAAATTATCAAAAGCGGGGATACATGGTTCTTTCTCACCGACAACGGTATTGCTCGTTCCGATAATTTAATTCAGTTTAGCTATATCAACGACGGCTTTCCGGTAAAGGTGATAAAGAAGATAACCGGAGATGAAAAATCCTTTATTAAAAAACCTCAGATGCTGAAAGACTTGGAAGCGCATCCGTTCCGTCCCGGCACCCTTATTACCGCGACCAACGGCGCCGTGTTTTTAAGCGAGGACGGAGGCAAGCATTGGCGTAACCTCGGCTGCCATACCCAAGTCAACGGACTCAAGGCCGTATGCGTGCTCGATCTTCCGGATGCGCGGGGAAATTTACAGCTGACCGTCATCGCCTCGCATTCCATCTACGGAGCGGCATGGAAGCAGCCGGCCGTTTCCGACAAATGGCAGCCGCTCAGCGAGGGGCTTGTTCCGGGGCCGGAAAGCGACGAAGAAATTTCCGATATTGTCGTTTATACTCATCAGCAAAAGCAGGAGGTATACGCCTCGCAGACTTTTACCGGCAAATTGTATCAACTCGATTGGCCGACAAAGAGCTTTCATGCCGTATCGGACTGGACTGACGGGATTGCAGGAGCGCGCTGCATCGACGGACTCAGCTCCGCGGCGGTGTCCATCATCGGATGCAAAGACGGCGGACTTTTTGAAGTACCGTTGGTGCTGCCGGTTCTGAACTCTACACGGCTTAAAGAAATAGAGCTTAGCTTGAAGCGTATCGCCGCTAAGCCGCTTTCGGCATGGATACCGCAGCGGATGACGCGGCTCGGCAAAGCGGTCAGCCTTTCGGAGCTATGGCTGTTTGACGAGGGAGAAAAAACACGGAAAACGGAATATCTCCGCCGCGCTGCGGGGCGGAAAGGCGTGTATTTACCGGCGCATCAGGCGAGAACGGCAGCCGGTTTACAGCGCTACTTCGATCTGCTTGAACAAAATAAGCTCGATACGCTCATCATCGATATGAAAGACGATTTTGGCTTTGTCCGCTACGATTCGCAGGATGAAGCAATACTGGCGGTGGGGGCGGTGCGTCCTTTTATTCAGCTTGAAGATTTTACGGCAAAGGCAAAAGAGCGCAACGTCTATCTTGTTGCCCGCATCGTTGTGTTCAAAGATAAGCAGCTGTACCGGTACCGGAAGAATCTATACGCGGTAAAAGACAAAAACGGTACCCCGTGGCAGGGTTATAAAACCGTTGACGAAACGGCAGAGCCGATTGAAGAATATTGGGTAGACCCCTACAACGAAAACGTGTGGAAGTATAATACGGCCATTGCCGAAGAATTGATTCGGAGAGGTTTTGATGAGGTTCAGTTCGACTATATCCGCTTCCCCACCGACGGGGAAAATCTCTATGCAGCGAGGTTTCCGGCGCAGGAGCAGGGTATGGATAAGGAAAGCGCCATCATGTCCTTTCTTGCGTATGCACGGGAAAAAATCCATGCGCCGATTTCGATCGATATTTACGGGGCAAACGGATGGTACCGTACCGGAGCGCGTACCGGCCAAGAAGTAGAAGTGCTCGCCGACTACGTGGATGTGATATGTCCGATGTTTTATCCCAGCCACTTCCGCCAAAGCTTCCTTGCGCAGCAGCCTGCGGAGGAACGCCCGTACCGTATTTATAATCAGGGCGCCTACCGGAATAAGATTATTGCGCACAATAAGGTGATTATCCGGCCGTGGACGCAGGCTTTTTATATCCCCGTATCTTACGACAAAAAGTATTATAATGAAGATTATGTGCAGCGGCAGATTATCGGCATCAAGGATTCCATCGATGAAGGCTATGCCTACTGGAATAATTCAGGCCGTTACGCCGATATCCGCCCCGACGGTTTCCCGCTCCCGAAAAAATAG
- the thyX gene encoding FAD-dependent thymidylate synthase, which produces MAHCIVPTAEEILDREYKVLDKGFVRLVDYLGGDARIVQAARVSYGEGTKSVREDAGLIDYLLRHQHTSPFEQVVLTFHIKMPIFVARQWVRHRTARLNEISGRYSIMRDECYLPASEDIAFQSTDNRQGRMSEPAPLEVRTQIRESLQAQQEAAYREYSVLIDTKLARELARINLPLSAYTEMYWQIDLHNLFHFMKLRCDGHAQKEIRDYAFVLLEICRNVAPLATKSFEKHVLTGVHLSGAELEAVRNLLQGKESGLKGKELERFKEKIRSGEQL; this is translated from the coding sequence ATGGCTCATTGTATTGTTCCCACGGCGGAAGAAATTCTCGATAGAGAATATAAAGTGCTGGATAAAGGCTTTGTCCGGCTGGTTGATTATCTCGGCGGAGATGCGCGTATCGTACAAGCGGCGCGGGTGTCGTATGGGGAGGGCACCAAAAGCGTCCGCGAAGATGCGGGGCTGATCGATTACCTGTTACGGCATCAGCATACGTCTCCGTTTGAGCAGGTTGTGCTGACCTTCCATATAAAAATGCCGATTTTTGTTGCGCGGCAGTGGGTGCGACACCGCACGGCGCGGCTCAACGAAATTTCCGGACGGTATTCGATTATGCGGGATGAATGTTATCTGCCTGCATCCGAGGATATCGCGTTCCAAAGTACGGATAACCGGCAAGGGCGTATGAGCGAACCGGCGCCGCTTGAGGTGCGGACGCAGATACGGGAATCCTTGCAAGCGCAGCAGGAAGCCGCATACCGCGAGTACAGCGTTCTCATCGATACGAAGCTTGCACGGGAGCTTGCCCGCATCAATTTACCGCTTTCCGCGTATACGGAAATGTATTGGCAAATCGATTTGCACAATCTCTTTCATTTTATGAAGTTACGGTGCGACGGACACGCCCAAAAAGAAATCCGCGACTACGCCTTTGTATTGCTGGAAATCTGCCGGAACGTAGCGCCGCTTGCAACAAAATCGTTTGAAAAGCATGTCTTAACCGGTGTGCATCTTTCCGGCGCAGAACTGGAAGCGGTGCGCAATCTGCTACAGGGCAAAGAGAGCGGACTTAAAGGCAAAGAGCTTGAACGCTTTAAAGAAAAGATCCGCTCCGGTGAACAACTGTAG
- a CDS encoding sigma-70 family RNA polymerase sigma factor, with product MERIQHTRADNNIFATYLREINKIPLLSVEDEVKYAKAAAAGDEKAKKILIESNLRFVVNVAKKYQNKNIPIMDLISEGNIGLMNAADRFDPDKGYKFISYAVWWIRQAILKAICEKSRMIRLPLNRANELVQIEKARKLTGKTGTEPEDKELTAIAQDLRIEPEMVRTIMNAARDPVSLDAPQFNDNSAASTGDFIEDTRYMQPESYALDIDLRENVDALLASLSEREAEILRYRFGLNGYEQLSLKEVGTRFNLTKERIRQIEKKALERLQSVGHQHELESFVA from the coding sequence ATGGAAAGAATACAACATACACGTGCAGATAATAATATCTTTGCAACCTATTTAAGAGAGATAAATAAGATACCGCTGCTGTCCGTAGAAGACGAAGTAAAATATGCAAAAGCTGCCGCCGCCGGTGATGAAAAGGCAAAAAAAATACTGATTGAATCGAATTTGCGCTTTGTGGTCAATGTCGCAAAAAAATACCAGAACAAGAATATCCCGATTATGGATTTAATCAGCGAAGGCAATATCGGATTGATGAATGCCGCCGACCGCTTTGACCCCGATAAGGGCTACAAGTTTATTTCGTATGCGGTATGGTGGATCCGGCAAGCAATTTTAAAAGCCATTTGCGAAAAATCCCGTATGATCCGGCTTCCTCTGAACAGAGCAAACGAATTGGTACAGATTGAAAAAGCCCGTAAACTTACGGGAAAGACCGGAACAGAACCGGAAGATAAAGAGCTGACTGCCATTGCACAAGATCTCCGCATCGAACCTGAAATGGTACGGACGATTATGAATGCTGCCCGCGATCCTGTTTCTTTGGATGCTCCGCAGTTTAATGATAACAGCGCTGCCAGCACCGGCGACTTTATTGAAGACACCCGCTATATGCAGCCTGAAAGCTATGCGCTCGATATCGATTTACGCGAAAACGTCGATGCGCTGCTTGCTTCACTGAGTGAACGGGAAGCGGAAATTCTCCGGTACCGCTTCGGTTTAAACGGATACGAACAACTTTCGTTAAAGGAAGTTGGGACGCGGTTCAATTTAACCAAAGAGCGTATCCGCCAAATCGAAAAGAAAGCGCTTGAACGCTTACAGTCGGTAGGACATCAGCACGAACTTGAAAGCTTCGTAGCGTAA
- a CDS encoding co-chaperone GroES: MKVRPLADRVLVKVDKVETKTASGIIIPDTAQEKTQTAVVVAVGDDKEKIKVSVGQKVMHDKYAGTQIKIDGEEYLILKAGDIVAVIE; the protein is encoded by the coding sequence ATGAAAGTACGGCCATTAGCAGACCGTGTTTTAGTAAAAGTCGACAAGGTAGAAACTAAAACCGCAAGCGGGATTATTATTCCCGACACCGCCCAAGAAAAAACACAGACGGCAGTTGTCGTTGCCGTCGGCGATGATAAAGAAAAGATTAAGGTGTCAGTCGGTCAAAAAGTAATGCATGATAAATATGCAGGAACTCAAATTAAGATTGACGGTGAAGAATACTTAATTTTAAAAGCAGGCGATATTGTCGCGGTAATTGAATAA